In Macaca thibetana thibetana isolate TM-01 chromosome 8, ASM2454274v1, whole genome shotgun sequence, one DNA window encodes the following:
- the SNAI2 gene encoding zinc finger protein SNAI2 produces the protein MPRSFLVKKHFNASKKPNYSELDTHTVIISPYLYESYSMPVIPQPEILSSGAYSPITVWTTAAPFHAQLPNGLSPLSGYSSSLGRVSPPPPSDTSSKDHSGSESPISDEEERLQSKLSDPHAIEAEKFQCNLCNKTYSTFSGLAKHKQLHCDAQSRKSFSCKYCDKEYVSLGALKMHIRTHTLPCVCKICGKAFSRPWLLQGHIRTHTGEKPFSCPHCNRAFADRSNLRAHLQTHSDVKKYQCKNCSKTFSRMSLLHKHEESGCCVAH, from the exons ATGCCGCGCTCCTTCCTGGTCAAGAAGCATTTCAACGCCTCCAAAAAGCCAAACTACAGCGAActggacacacacacag tGATTATTTCCCCGTATCTCTATGAGAGTTACTCCATGCCTGTCATACCACAACCAGAGATCCTCAGCTCAGGAGCATACAGCCCCATCACTGTGTGGACTACGGCAGCTCCATTCCACGCCCAGCTACCCAAtggcctctctcctctttccGGATACTCCTCATCTTTGGGGCGAGTGAGTCCCCCTCCTCCATCTGACACCTCCTCCAAGGACCACAGTGGCTCAGAAAGCCCCATTAGTGATGAAGAGGAAAGGCTACAGTCCAAGCTTTCAGACCCCCATGCCATTGAAGCTGAAAAGTTTCAGTGCAATTTATGCAATAAGACCTATTCAACTTTTTCTGGGCTGGCCAAACATAAGCAGCTGCATTGCGATGCCCAGTCTAGAAAATCTTTCAGCTGTAAATACTGTGACAAGGAATATGTGAGCTTGGGCGCCCTGAAGATGCATATTCGGACCCACACATTACCTTGTGTTTGCAAGATCTGCGGCAAGGCGTTTTCCAGACCCTGGTTGCTTCAAGGACACATTAGAACTCACACGG GCGAGAAGCCTTTTTCTTGCCCTCACTGCAACAGAGCATTTGCAGACAGGTCAAACCTGAGGGCTCATCTGCAGACCCATTCTGATGTAAAGAAATACCAGTGCAAAAACTGCTCCAAAACCTTCTCCAGAATGTCTCTCCTGCACAAACATGAGGAATCTGGCTGCTGTGTAGCACACTGA